One stretch of Microbacterium terrae DNA includes these proteins:
- a CDS encoding sugar ABC transporter ATP-binding protein → MKKAFAGVQALRGVDLEVLPGEVHCVLGQNGAGKSTLIKTLAGVHRPDEGEITWVGETVEIPNPESAIELGIATMYQELDVVDGLTIAENIFLGHELARGGFTRRSEAARQTRELLRRLGHSGLSPHTEVGQLSAANKQIVSMARALSHDIKLIIMDEPSAVLDSEEVKNLFHVVRELTSAGIAVVYITHRLEEIRQIGDRITVLKDGRTTAVGLPVSETPTSELIRLMTGREVANVFPAPVALPADAPVVLEVEDLALDGVFEGVSFSVRAGEIVGLAGLVGSGRSEILETVYGARRATAGAVRVNGRKLRRGSVVAAVDAGIGLSPEERKSQGLVLDEPIFINVTLSSMGRFARGGFLREKEERRVAREQIEALELRPADPDRAAITLSGGNQQKILLARWLVHGTQVLLLDEPTRGVDVGARAEIYALIRRLSAAGNAVVIVSSEIEEVLGLADTVMVIADGRVLDTLPASQIDEHGVLDLVMKGTAA, encoded by the coding sequence GTGAAGAAGGCTTTCGCCGGCGTCCAGGCACTGCGCGGAGTCGACCTCGAGGTCCTCCCGGGCGAGGTGCACTGCGTGCTCGGTCAGAACGGCGCCGGCAAGTCGACCCTCATCAAGACGCTCGCCGGCGTCCACCGCCCCGACGAGGGCGAGATCACCTGGGTCGGTGAAACGGTCGAGATCCCGAACCCCGAGTCGGCGATCGAGCTGGGGATCGCGACGATGTACCAGGAACTCGACGTCGTCGACGGGCTCACCATCGCCGAGAACATCTTCCTGGGCCACGAGCTGGCCCGCGGCGGATTCACCCGCCGCTCCGAGGCGGCACGGCAGACCCGCGAGCTGCTGCGCAGGCTCGGCCACTCCGGCCTGTCGCCGCACACCGAGGTCGGCCAGCTGAGCGCGGCGAACAAGCAGATCGTCAGCATGGCGCGCGCCCTCTCGCACGACATCAAGCTCATCATCATGGACGAGCCGTCGGCCGTGCTCGACAGCGAAGAGGTGAAGAACCTCTTCCACGTCGTGCGCGAACTCACCTCGGCCGGGATCGCCGTCGTGTACATCACGCACCGCCTCGAGGAGATCCGACAGATCGGCGATCGCATCACCGTGCTCAAGGACGGCCGCACCACCGCCGTGGGCCTGCCGGTCTCCGAGACGCCGACGAGCGAGCTCATCCGGCTCATGACCGGCCGCGAGGTCGCCAACGTCTTCCCCGCACCGGTCGCGCTGCCCGCTGACGCACCCGTCGTCCTCGAAGTGGAGGACCTGGCACTCGACGGGGTCTTCGAGGGAGTGTCGTTCTCGGTGCGCGCCGGCGAGATCGTCGGGCTCGCGGGACTCGTCGGCTCGGGCCGCTCCGAGATCCTCGAGACCGTGTACGGTGCACGCCGCGCCACCGCCGGAGCCGTGCGCGTCAACGGCAGGAAGCTCCGCCGCGGCTCGGTCGTCGCCGCCGTCGACGCCGGCATCGGCCTCTCGCCCGAAGAGCGCAAGAGCCAGGGCCTCGTGCTCGACGAGCCGATCTTCATCAACGTGACCCTGTCGTCGATGGGCCGGTTCGCGCGCGGCGGGTTCCTCCGCGAGAAGGAGGAGCGGCGCGTCGCACGCGAGCAGATCGAAGCCCTCGAACTGCGACCCGCCGATCCCGACCGCGCCGCGATCACCCTCTCCGGCGGCAACCAGCAGAAGATCCTCCTCGCCCGCTGGCTCGTGCACGGCACCCAGGTGCTGCTCCTCGACGAGCCCACCCGCGGCGTCGACGTGGGTGCGCGCGCCGAGATCTACGCCCTCATCAGGCGCCTCTCCGCCGCCGGGAACGCGGTGGTGATCGTCTCCAGCGAGATCGAGGAGGTGCTCGGCCTGGCCGACACCGTCATGGTGATCGCCGACGGCCGCGTGCTCGACACCCTCCCCGCATCACAGATAGACGAGCACGGAGTGCTCGACCTCGTCATGAAAGGAACCGCCGCGTGA
- a CDS encoding substrate-binding domain-containing protein, whose amino-acid sequence MRSHLKARTRLVLTGTAVVAAIGLLAGCTGGGAEEENVTDQGTTTEENAESGDTVVIGFSGPAADHGWLGAINSGAQAAADSFDDVDLRVAEGTNDPIAQIAAVETFVNDGVDAIVLLPTDGAALTEAAIAAMEAGVPVINVDREFSSPFAARATILGDNYGMGVSAGTYICEQLGDNPDAIVAEIAGIDSLPLTQDRSAGFADALEDCGLEVSARVAADFTVAGGEAAASQLLSANPQIDALWNHDDDQGIGVLAAIDSAGRDEFFMMGGAGSKSAMEAIQADDTVLKATVIYPSTQAADGVALARLIAQGKTMSDLITPSVPNRIVLDAPVVTKDNVEEYIDLAFE is encoded by the coding sequence ATGCGCTCACACCTGAAGGCGCGCACCAGACTGGTCCTCACGGGCACGGCAGTCGTCGCAGCGATCGGCCTGCTCGCAGGCTGCACCGGCGGCGGGGCCGAGGAGGAGAACGTCACCGACCAGGGCACCACCACCGAGGAGAACGCGGAGTCGGGCGACACCGTCGTCATCGGGTTCTCGGGACCGGCCGCCGACCACGGCTGGCTCGGCGCCATCAACTCGGGGGCGCAGGCCGCTGCCGACAGCTTCGACGACGTCGACCTGCGGGTCGCGGAGGGCACGAACGACCCGATCGCGCAGATCGCGGCGGTCGAGACCTTCGTCAACGACGGCGTCGACGCGATCGTGCTGCTGCCGACCGACGGCGCAGCGCTCACCGAGGCCGCGATCGCGGCGATGGAGGCCGGTGTGCCGGTCATCAACGTCGACCGCGAGTTCTCGAGCCCGTTCGCGGCACGTGCCACGATCCTCGGTGACAACTACGGCATGGGTGTCTCCGCGGGCACGTACATCTGCGAGCAGCTCGGCGACAACCCCGACGCCATCGTCGCGGAGATCGCGGGCATCGACTCGCTGCCGCTCACCCAGGATCGCTCGGCGGGCTTCGCCGACGCGCTCGAGGACTGCGGTCTCGAGGTCTCGGCCCGTGTGGCCGCGGACTTCACCGTTGCGGGCGGTGAGGCTGCGGCCTCGCAGCTGCTCTCGGCGAACCCGCAGATCGACGCACTGTGGAACCACGACGACGACCAGGGCATCGGCGTCCTCGCGGCGATCGACTCCGCCGGCCGCGACGAGTTCTTCATGATGGGCGGCGCGGGCAGCAAGAGCGCGATGGAGGCCATCCAGGCCGACGACACCGTGCTGAAGGCGACCGTCATCTACCCGTCGACGCAGGCCGCCGACGGTGTGGCGCTGGCCCGCCTGATCGCTCAGGGCAAGACCATGAGCGACCTCATCACGCCCAGCGTGCCGAACCGCATCGTGCTCGACGCACCCGTCGTCACCAAGGACAACGTCGAGGAATACATCGACCTCGCCTTCGAGTAA
- a CDS encoding Gfo/Idh/MocA family protein, translating into MIGHGFMGAAHSQGWRVAPRFFDLPLHPEMAVLVGRTGADASAAAWGWGEAATDWREVIARDDIDVIDIVTPGDTHAEIAVAALAAGKHVLCEKPLANTVAEAEAMDAAATDAAARGVRSMVGFTYRRVPATTFARDLVAQGRIGEIRQVRAEYLQDWLTDAESPLTWRLDKELAGSGALGDIGAHAIDLTEYITGQKVTTVSGIIETLVAERPVLGEGSGLSGTAGTTRGPVTVDDLALFTGRLESGALASFEATRFRTGRKNALRIEISGSKGAIAFDLERLNELEFYDATLPETQLGFQRILVTEHDHPYLAPWWPTGHMLGYEHGFSHQVVDFVTAIADGTQPRPSFADGLHVQRVLDAVERSSNAGSAWTPTGS; encoded by the coding sequence ATGATCGGCCACGGCTTCATGGGCGCCGCACATTCCCAGGGCTGGCGAGTCGCCCCCCGATTCTTCGACCTTCCGCTGCACCCCGAGATGGCGGTGCTGGTGGGGCGCACCGGCGCCGACGCCTCGGCGGCCGCGTGGGGCTGGGGCGAGGCAGCGACCGACTGGCGCGAGGTGATCGCGCGCGACGACATCGACGTCATCGACATCGTCACCCCCGGCGACACCCACGCAGAGATCGCCGTCGCGGCGCTCGCCGCGGGCAAGCACGTGCTCTGCGAGAAGCCGCTCGCGAACACCGTCGCCGAGGCTGAGGCGATGGATGCGGCGGCGACGGATGCCGCGGCACGCGGCGTGCGCTCGATGGTCGGGTTCACCTACCGACGAGTGCCGGCGACGACCTTCGCCCGCGACCTCGTGGCGCAGGGGCGCATCGGCGAGATCCGCCAGGTGCGTGCGGAGTATCTGCAGGACTGGCTGACGGACGCGGAGTCGCCGCTCACCTGGCGCCTCGACAAGGAGCTCGCCGGCTCCGGCGCCCTCGGCGACATCGGCGCACACGCCATCGACCTCACCGAGTACATCACCGGTCAGAAGGTCACCACTGTCTCCGGCATCATCGAGACCCTCGTCGCCGAGCGCCCCGTGCTCGGCGAGGGATCGGGGCTGTCGGGCACCGCGGGCACGACCCGCGGCCCCGTCACCGTCGATGACCTGGCGCTGTTCACCGGCCGCCTCGAGTCGGGCGCACTCGCCTCGTTCGAGGCCACCCGGTTCCGCACCGGGCGGAAGAATGCGCTGCGCATCGAGATCTCGGGGTCGAAGGGCGCGATCGCGTTCGACCTGGAACGCCTCAACGAGCTGGAGTTCTACGACGCGACCCTGCCCGAGACGCAGCTCGGCTTCCAGCGCATCCTCGTCACCGAGCACGACCACCCGTACCTCGCCCCCTGGTGGCCCACCGGTCATATGCTCGGCTACGAACACGGCTTCTCGCACCAGGTCGTCGACTTCGTCACCGCGATCGCCGACGGCACCCAGCCTCGCCCGTCGTTCGCAGACGGGCTCCATGTACAGCGCGTGCTCGACGCGGTCGAGCGCTCGTCGAACGCGGGAAGCGCCTGGACGCCGACCGGCTCATGA
- a CDS encoding sugar phosphate isomerase/epimerase family protein has protein sequence MTRPITLFTGQWADLPFEEVARLAGEWGFDGLEIACWGDHIDVSRWDDAEYVQSRRDILERNGLQVWTIANHLAGQAVCDDPIDQRHRDILSDRVWGDGDPEGVRQRAADELKDTARFAAKLGVKTVTGFTGSSIWKYVAMFPPATDEMVAAGYQDFTDRWNPILDVFEEVGVRFALEVHPSEIAYDYWTARAALEAIGRPGVFGFNFDPSHFIWQQLDPVAFVLDYADHIFHVHVKESITHLDGRNGVLGSHLPWADPRRGWTFVSTGHGAVQWNPLFRALNAIGYDGPTSVEWEDAGMDRLVGAPEALAFVRKLAQITPPHAAFDAAFSSR, from the coding sequence ATGACGCGACCGATCACCCTGTTCACCGGCCAGTGGGCCGATCTGCCATTCGAGGAGGTGGCGCGTCTCGCGGGGGAGTGGGGCTTCGATGGTCTCGAGATCGCGTGCTGGGGCGACCACATCGACGTGTCGCGGTGGGATGACGCAGAATACGTGCAGTCTCGCCGAGACATCCTGGAGCGCAACGGGCTGCAGGTATGGACGATCGCGAACCACCTCGCGGGTCAGGCGGTGTGCGACGATCCGATCGATCAGCGCCATCGCGACATCCTCAGCGATCGGGTGTGGGGCGACGGCGACCCGGAGGGGGTTCGGCAGCGTGCCGCCGACGAGCTGAAGGACACCGCCCGGTTCGCGGCGAAGCTGGGCGTGAAGACGGTGACCGGCTTCACCGGCTCGTCGATCTGGAAGTACGTCGCGATGTTCCCGCCCGCGACCGATGAGATGGTCGCCGCCGGCTACCAGGACTTCACCGACCGGTGGAACCCGATCCTCGACGTGTTCGAAGAGGTCGGTGTGCGGTTCGCCCTCGAGGTGCACCCGTCCGAGATCGCATACGACTACTGGACCGCCCGGGCCGCCCTCGAGGCGATCGGCCGGCCCGGGGTGTTCGGGTTCAACTTCGACCCGTCGCACTTCATCTGGCAGCAGCTCGACCCGGTGGCGTTCGTGCTCGACTATGCCGACCACATCTTCCACGTGCACGTGAAGGAGTCGATCACCCATCTCGACGGGAGAAACGGCGTGCTCGGCTCGCACCTGCCGTGGGCCGACCCGCGGCGCGGGTGGACGTTCGTGTCCACGGGGCACGGGGCAGTGCAGTGGAACCCGCTGTTCCGGGCGCTCAACGCGATCGGCTACGACGGGCCCACGAGTGTGGAGTGGGAGGACGCCGGGATGGACCGCCTCGTCGGTGCGCCCGAGGCGCTCGCGTTCGTGCGCAAGCTCGCACAGATCACCCCGCCGCACGCGGCATTCGACGCAGCCTTCAGCAGCCGCTGA
- a CDS encoding DUF2510 domain-containing protein encodes MTTPPGWYDDGHGAMRWWDGAQWTEHVATPEPAAAEASADPADPAAALGLPPELQPDLDPANALAVGTPPPSGIPNYPGYAPTGYAGEGAFVAATEPKKSKLWIVWVVVGVVLLGIVIAAAVLIPLLILGATTSSSGGSAPPSVEEVSPGSAEESAAVDAVDLYDEAWQNGDCDLLAEATTDSFLAASGWEECTTFESQAQTFMGAVDEYEVTVTAILGGDTSIDVTTSETYVSLYDEDGNTLDSPQPYEEVYTYTVVADEDGTWAIDEIQ; translated from the coding sequence ATGACGACTCCTCCGGGCTGGTACGACGACGGACACGGCGCGATGCGATGGTGGGACGGCGCGCAGTGGACGGAGCACGTCGCCACACCCGAGCCCGCCGCGGCTGAGGCGTCGGCCGACCCCGCCGATCCGGCCGCCGCGCTCGGGCTGCCTCCTGAGCTCCAGCCCGACCTCGACCCCGCGAACGCGCTCGCCGTCGGAACCCCGCCGCCCTCCGGCATCCCGAACTACCCGGGCTACGCCCCGACGGGGTATGCAGGCGAGGGTGCGTTCGTGGCCGCGACCGAGCCGAAGAAATCCAAGCTGTGGATCGTGTGGGTCGTCGTCGGCGTGGTGCTGCTGGGGATCGTCATCGCAGCGGCCGTGCTGATCCCGCTCCTCATCCTCGGCGCCACGACGTCGAGCAGCGGCGGCTCCGCCCCGCCGAGCGTCGAAGAGGTGAGCCCGGGTTCGGCGGAGGAGTCGGCTGCCGTCGATGCCGTCGACCTGTACGACGAAGCCTGGCAGAACGGCGACTGCGACCTGCTCGCCGAGGCCACCACCGATTCGTTCCTGGCCGCCAGCGGCTGGGAGGAGTGCACGACCTTCGAGTCGCAGGCGCAGACGTTCATGGGCGCGGTCGACGAGTACGAGGTGACGGTGACTGCGATCCTGGGCGGCGACACGTCGATCGACGTGACCACCAGCGAGACCTACGTCAGCCTGTACGACGAGGACGGGAACACCCTCGACTCGCCGCAGCCGTACGAGGAGGTATACACCTACACCGTCGTCGCCGACGAGGACGGCACCTGGGCGATCGACGAGATCCAGTGA
- a CDS encoding sulfite exporter TauE/SafE family protein, with the protein MTEAVAPARGAKFVLTCLAVGLAAGLLSGLFGVGGGTVIVPLLVMILRFDQRLAAGTSLAAIVPTATVGVISYAVHGSVAWIPALLLAAGAVVGAQIGTWLLARLSQSALRWGFVAFLAAVIVSLFLVIPSREAELVLTVWSGIALVALGVATGTVAGLVGVGGGIIVVPALMVLFGTSDLVAKGTSLLMMIPTAVSGTIGNIRRGNVDLLVAVLVGGAACTTTALGAWIATLLDPFVANMLFAAFLVVIAVQMGMRAYKGRKR; encoded by the coding sequence GTGACCGAGGCTGTGGCACCCGCGCGCGGCGCGAAGTTCGTCCTCACCTGTCTTGCCGTCGGTCTCGCCGCGGGGCTCCTCTCGGGCCTGTTCGGCGTCGGCGGCGGCACCGTCATCGTGCCGCTGCTGGTGATGATCCTCCGGTTCGACCAGAGACTCGCAGCCGGCACCTCGCTCGCGGCGATCGTTCCGACAGCGACCGTCGGCGTCATCTCGTACGCCGTGCACGGCTCGGTCGCCTGGATCCCGGCGCTCCTCCTCGCGGCCGGCGCCGTCGTCGGGGCGCAGATCGGCACCTGGCTGCTCGCGCGGCTCTCGCAGAGCGCGCTGCGATGGGGGTTCGTCGCGTTCCTCGCCGCCGTCATCGTGAGCCTGTTCCTCGTGATCCCCTCACGCGAGGCGGAGCTGGTCCTGACTGTCTGGAGCGGGATCGCGCTCGTCGCGCTCGGCGTGGCGACGGGGACCGTCGCAGGCCTCGTCGGCGTCGGCGGCGGCATCATCGTCGTGCCGGCGCTCATGGTGCTCTTCGGCACGAGCGATCTGGTGGCCAAGGGCACGTCGCTGCTCATGATGATCCCGACCGCGGTCTCGGGCACGATCGGCAACATCCGCCGCGGCAACGTCGATCTGCTCGTCGCCGTCCTCGTCGGCGGCGCGGCGTGCACGACCACCGCCCTCGGTGCGTGGATCGCGACGCTCCTCGACCCGTTCGTGGCGAACATGCTCTTCGCCGCATTCCTCGTCGTCATCGCGGTGCAGATGGGCATGCGCGCCTACAAAGGACGCAAGCGCTGA
- a CDS encoding FAS1-like dehydratase domain-containing protein has translation MPVNPELVGRAFAPTAPYLVGREKVREFARAVLADDPQHHDPAAAQALGYSDVVAPPTFAMVVQDFTLQQLLAAPDAGIVLSRVIHAEQKFRYSRPIVAGDELTGQLTVAGIRTLGGNAMVTCDAEVTDATGAHVVTATSVLLVGDDA, from the coding sequence ATGCCAGTGAACCCCGAGCTCGTCGGTCGCGCCTTCGCGCCGACGGCACCGTACCTCGTGGGTCGTGAGAAGGTGCGCGAGTTCGCGCGCGCCGTTCTCGCCGACGACCCGCAGCACCACGATCCCGCCGCAGCGCAGGCGCTCGGCTACAGCGACGTCGTCGCGCCGCCGACGTTCGCGATGGTCGTGCAGGACTTCACACTGCAGCAGCTGCTCGCCGCGCCCGACGCCGGCATCGTGCTCTCGCGCGTCATCCACGCTGAGCAGAAGTTCCGCTACTCGCGGCCGATCGTCGCAGGCGACGAGCTCACCGGCCAGCTCACCGTCGCCGGCATCCGCACCCTTGGCGGCAACGCCATGGTCACGTGCGACGCCGAAGTGACCGACGCGACGGGCGCGCATGTCGTGACGGCGACCTCGGTGCTCCTGGTCGGAGACGACGCATGA
- a CDS encoding MaoC/PaaZ C-terminal domain-containing protein, translating to MIAVAELTVGEVVAERSVHLTRESLVRYAGASGDFNPIHYRDDVASSVGLPGVLAHGMLTMGLAVETIVPWLGDAGRIVEYGARFTRPVVVDPETGADVTVVAKVGAVDEGTARIDLTVTHADTTVLGKAQVRIRVA from the coding sequence ATGATCGCCGTGGCAGAGCTCACCGTCGGCGAGGTCGTCGCCGAGCGCTCCGTGCACCTGACGCGTGAGTCGCTCGTGCGCTACGCGGGAGCATCCGGCGATTTCAACCCCATCCACTACCGCGACGACGTCGCATCGTCGGTGGGCCTCCCGGGCGTCCTCGCCCACGGCATGCTCACGATGGGGCTCGCGGTCGAGACGATCGTGCCGTGGCTCGGAGACGCAGGGCGGATTGTCGAGTACGGCGCCCGCTTCACCCGGCCTGTCGTGGTCGATCCCGAGACCGGCGCCGATGTCACCGTCGTCGCGAAGGTCGGGGCCGTCGACGAGGGTACCGCTCGCATCGATCTGACGGTCACGCACGCCGACACGACCGTGCTCGGCAAGGCGCAGGTGCGCATCCGGGTCGCCTAG
- a CDS encoding UDP-N-acetylmuramate dehydrogenase — translation MPEVVPLPLAELTTLRTGGAPERMIDAATRDELVDALRDVWQSGDPWFVLGGGSNLFVGDEPFDGTVVRILTNGIERMPSPRPGRTLLRVEAGHDWDALVAYAVEHGLAGIEAMSGIPGTVGAAPVQNIGAYGQEIVQTLVEVDLVDESTGEVATVPAAELGLGFRTSVLKHHYGSVPERRAVILSVTLELLETGGEPRPIGGDQLRAALGLAPDDAVTVAWIREHVLSTRRSKGMVLDPDDPDTASAGSFFQNAVVSAAFARTLPDACPRWPVAPDVDHLLVIPLESFDGYVAPTPTSVPDVKVSAAWLIEHSGLRKGFRFPRSRAGLSTKHALALTNRGSATAAELAELARYIQGRVQSEFGLILQPEPVLVGVEL, via the coding sequence ATGCCCGAGGTCGTTCCTCTTCCCCTTGCCGAGCTCACCACCCTGCGCACCGGCGGTGCGCCCGAGCGGATGATCGACGCCGCCACCCGCGACGAGCTCGTCGACGCGCTCCGCGATGTCTGGCAGTCGGGCGATCCCTGGTTCGTCCTCGGCGGCGGGTCGAACCTGTTCGTCGGCGACGAGCCGTTCGACGGCACGGTGGTGCGCATCCTCACGAACGGGATCGAACGGATGCCGTCGCCGCGTCCTGGGCGCACGCTGCTGCGCGTCGAGGCCGGTCACGACTGGGACGCCCTGGTGGCGTACGCGGTGGAGCACGGACTCGCGGGCATCGAGGCGATGTCGGGGATCCCCGGAACCGTCGGCGCGGCGCCGGTGCAGAACATCGGCGCGTACGGTCAGGAGATCGTGCAGACCCTCGTCGAGGTCGACCTCGTCGACGAGTCGACCGGTGAGGTCGCGACGGTTCCGGCGGCGGAGCTGGGCCTCGGCTTCCGCACGTCGGTGCTCAAGCACCACTACGGCTCGGTTCCCGAGCGGCGCGCGGTGATCCTGTCGGTGACCCTCGAGCTGCTCGAGACCGGGGGAGAGCCGCGCCCGATCGGCGGCGACCAGCTGCGCGCCGCCCTCGGGCTGGCACCCGACGACGCGGTGACCGTCGCGTGGATCCGCGAGCACGTGCTCTCCACCCGCCGCAGCAAGGGCATGGTGCTCGACCCCGACGACCCCGACACCGCCAGCGCGGGGTCCTTCTTCCAGAACGCGGTCGTCTCGGCCGCTTTCGCCCGCACCCTTCCCGATGCGTGCCCCCGCTGGCCGGTGGCGCCCGATGTCGATCACCTGCTCGTGATCCCGCTCGAGTCGTTCGACGGCTATGTCGCGCCGACGCCCACGAGTGTTCCCGACGTGAAGGTGAGCGCCGCCTGGCTGATCGAGCACTCGGGGCTGCGCAAGGGCTTCCGCTTCCCGCGGTCGCGCGCCGGGCTGTCGACGAAGCACGCGCTCGCCCTGACGAACCGGGGGTCGGCCACGGCGGCCGAGCTCGCCGAGCTCGCCCGCTACATCCAGGGGCGCGTGCAGTCCGAGTTCGGCCTCATCCTGCAGCCCGAGCCGGTGCTCGTCGGCGTCGAGCTCTAG
- a CDS encoding RNA polymerase sigma factor, which translates to MSTVSDALIRAHREEWARIVATLIRVTGDWTLAEDCAQDAFEKAAGRWPSDGVPSSPGAWLTTVARNAAMDRLRRRATEVRKITEVGVMRERDGESFAPDAAELALRPWEEDADDRLRLIFTCAHPALEMPARVALTLRTVAGLSTPEIARAFLVPEATMAQRIVRAKRRIAHAGIPYRVPAIDELPGRLDGVLSVLYLVFSEGYAASSGDDIVRRDLAAEAIRLTRLVLEIVPGDFAGEARALLALMLLQDSRRDARTDASGDLIPLEEQDRAVWDRSAVEEAVLLLRAPAVVHGAYRVQALLAAEHATAPSAAATDWGRIVELYDELATFTASPMVQLSRAIAIGFRDGTAAGLAALDRLDADGSLAGHHLLPAAQADLLRRSGDETAAAERYRAALDLAPTAPERRFLLRRLRELGASG; encoded by the coding sequence CTGAGCACCGTCTCCGACGCGCTGATCCGCGCCCACCGCGAGGAGTGGGCGCGGATCGTCGCGACGCTCATCCGGGTGACCGGCGACTGGACCCTCGCCGAGGACTGCGCTCAGGACGCGTTCGAGAAGGCGGCCGGGCGATGGCCGTCCGACGGCGTGCCGTCGAGTCCGGGCGCATGGCTCACCACGGTCGCCCGCAATGCGGCGATGGACCGGCTGCGCCGCCGGGCGACGGAGGTCCGCAAGATCACGGAGGTGGGAGTGATGCGCGAGCGGGACGGCGAGTCGTTCGCCCCGGATGCCGCCGAACTGGCTCTCCGCCCCTGGGAGGAGGACGCCGACGACCGGCTCCGCCTGATCTTCACGTGCGCGCATCCGGCCCTGGAGATGCCCGCGCGGGTCGCCCTCACGCTCCGGACGGTGGCGGGGCTGTCGACACCCGAGATCGCGCGCGCGTTCCTCGTGCCCGAGGCCACGATGGCGCAGCGGATCGTGCGCGCGAAGCGAAGGATCGCGCACGCCGGCATCCCCTATCGGGTGCCGGCGATCGACGAGCTGCCAGGCCGGCTCGACGGCGTGCTGTCGGTGCTGTATCTGGTCTTCTCGGAGGGCTACGCCGCCTCGTCGGGCGACGACATCGTCCGCCGCGACCTCGCCGCCGAGGCGATCCGCCTCACGAGGCTCGTGCTCGAGATCGTGCCGGGCGATTTCGCCGGCGAAGCCCGTGCGCTGCTCGCACTCATGCTGCTGCAGGATTCGCGGCGGGATGCGCGCACCGACGCGTCGGGCGACCTCATCCCCCTCGAGGAGCAGGATCGCGCGGTCTGGGATCGGAGCGCGGTCGAGGAGGCGGTGCTGCTGCTGCGCGCGCCGGCCGTCGTGCACGGGGCCTATCGCGTGCAGGCGCTGCTCGCCGCCGAGCACGCCACCGCGCCCTCCGCGGCGGCGACCGACTGGGGCCGGATCGTCGAGCTGTACGACGAGCTCGCGACGTTCACCGCCTCGCCGATGGTGCAGCTGAGCCGGGCGATCGCGATCGGCTTCCGCGACGGCACCGCCGCGGGGCTCGCGGCGCTCGACCGGCTCGACGCCGACGGGTCGCTCGCCGGACACCACCTGCTGCCCGCCGCGCAGGCCGATCTGCTGCGTCGCTCCGGCGACGAGACGGCGGCTGCCGAGCGCTATCGCGCCGCGCTCGACCTCGCTCCGACCGCGCCGGAACGGCGCTTCCTGCTCCGCCGGCTGCGCGAACTCGGCGCATCCGGCTGA
- a CDS encoding YciI family protein, which yields MRYLMFVVSDPAAEPYDHEQDTIGHWVDEMVERGVSVAGDRLRPPTDATTVRVRGGNLLVTDGPYLEAKEWVAGFDILECRDLDEAIEVASKHPMARFGTLELRPFWPLETDDAGRPLDGDADPAHPSGDAAPQPESGRG from the coding sequence ATGCGCTATCTGATGTTCGTCGTGTCCGACCCGGCGGCGGAGCCCTACGACCACGAGCAGGACACGATCGGCCACTGGGTCGACGAGATGGTCGAGCGAGGAGTGTCGGTGGCCGGGGACCGGCTTCGCCCGCCGACCGACGCCACCACCGTGCGGGTGCGCGGCGGAAACCTGCTCGTCACCGACGGCCCGTACCTCGAGGCGAAGGAGTGGGTCGCGGGGTTCGACATCCTCGAGTGCCGCGACCTCGACGAGGCGATCGAGGTCGCCTCGAAGCATCCGATGGCCAGGTTCGGCACGCTGGAGCTACGCCCGTTCTGGCCGCTCGAGACCGACGACGCCGGGCGTCCGCTCGACGGTGACGCCGATCCGGCGCATCCGTCCGGTGACGCGGCGCCGCAGCCCGAGAGCGGCCGCGGCTGA